From a region of the Paenibacillus sp. R14(2021) genome:
- a CDS encoding FMN-dependent NADH-azoreductase — MATVLFITAHPHDHQASYSMAVGKEFIDAYREANPTDEVVNVDLYKENIPTIDADVFAGWGKLQSGTAFDQLSDEEKAKIARLGQIVDQFVAADKYVFVSPMWNFSFPPVLKAYIDAICVAGKTFKYTSEGPIGLLTDKKGLHIQASGGVYSEGPAAGMESGFSYLKKIAGFTGIPSFEPLFVEGVAMNPAEAPAIKEKAIAKAKELAKTF; from the coding sequence ATGGCAACTGTTCTTTTTATTACTGCACACCCGCATGATCATCAAGCTTCGTACAGCATGGCTGTAGGAAAAGAGTTTATCGATGCTTACCGCGAGGCGAATCCGACGGATGAAGTCGTTAACGTAGACCTATATAAAGAAAACATTCCGACAATCGATGCAGACGTATTCGCTGGTTGGGGCAAGCTTCAATCCGGTACGGCTTTCGACCAATTGTCCGATGAAGAGAAAGCAAAAATCGCGCGCCTTGGTCAAATCGTTGATCAATTCGTAGCAGCTGACAAATACGTGTTCGTTTCCCCAATGTGGAACTTCTCGTTCCCTCCAGTGCTAAAAGCATACATCGACGCCATCTGCGTAGCAGGCAAAACGTTCAAATATACGTCTGAAGGTCCAATCGGCTTGTTGACGGACAAAAAAGGCCTTCACATCCAAGCAAGCGGCGGCGTATACTCCGAAGGCCCAGCGGCTGGCATGGAGAGCGGCTTCAGCTACCTGAAGAAAATCGCTGGCTTTACAGGCATTCCTTCCTTCGAACCTCTGTTCGTAGAAGGCGTAGCTATGAACCCTGCTGAAGCACCTGCAATCAAAGAAAAAGCGATTGCTAAAGCGAAAGAACTTGCAAAAACGTTCTAA
- a CDS encoding helix-turn-helix domain-containing protein encodes MEIKVRTEWIELWQGTDDFATISHAHDNWMQVTLPVKGTCLFTQDEKNYELKQGSGLIQPPGARHHFELGKQTSVIILKVREQGAGGMDAMQPDYQAGSTHDIRYTFDADEVTGRFRNWMVALLQGQTAADPLAVQEVESEIVGYVGELTGSVKPASAGSVKPAILGISDPHMLRAMTYMQDCYANAIRVDELAGIALQSRYHFIRSFREATGTTPYQYLLKLRIEGAINQLLHSSATIAKISSDSGFASTSQFYRSFLKLKGMTPQEFRQQ; translated from the coding sequence ATGGAGATTAAAGTTCGAACGGAATGGATCGAGCTGTGGCAGGGGACGGATGATTTTGCGACTATTTCCCACGCGCACGATAATTGGATGCAAGTAACGCTGCCCGTCAAGGGCACCTGCCTGTTTACGCAGGACGAGAAGAACTATGAATTGAAGCAGGGCAGCGGATTGATTCAGCCGCCGGGAGCCAGGCATCATTTTGAACTCGGGAAACAAACGAGCGTCATTATTCTCAAGGTGCGCGAACAAGGCGCAGGCGGCATGGATGCGATGCAGCCAGACTATCAAGCCGGCAGCACGCACGACATCCGGTATACGTTCGATGCAGACGAAGTGACCGGACGTTTCCGGAACTGGATGGTTGCGCTGCTGCAGGGACAGACGGCAGCTGATCCACTTGCCGTACAGGAAGTGGAGAGCGAGATTGTCGGCTATGTAGGCGAGCTGACAGGTTCAGTCAAGCCAGCATCGGCCGGCAGCGTTAAGCCTGCCATACTTGGCATCAGCGATCCGCATATGCTGCGGGCGATGACCTATATGCAAGATTGCTATGCGAATGCGATTCGCGTGGATGAGCTGGCCGGCATTGCGCTGCAGAGCCGGTATCATTTTATCCGTTCGTTCCGCGAGGCGACAGGCACGACGCCGTATCAATATTTGCTCAAGCTGCGCATAGAAGGAGCGATCAACCAGCTGCTGCATTCGAGCGCAACGATTGCGAAGATCAGCAGCGACTCTGGCTTCGCGAGCACGAGCCAGTTCTACCGTTCGTTCCTGAAGCTTAAAGGCATGACGCCGCAGGAATTCCGGCAGCAATAG
- a CDS encoding alanine racemase, which produces MSSCVRYYRSKRATVSRVHTIKAGESVGYGRSFMAARDTQVATVTIGYADGIPRDLSERGGSVLIRGRRVPIVGRICMDQLTVDVSGIEDVQQGDTVTLIGEDGGLRITAGEIAKRTGTITNEIVCALGTRAVKQYEDDKGTQPQEQLLPRISIIR; this is translated from the coding sequence ATGTCGAGCTGCGTCCGGTATTATCGCTCAAAGCGAGCGACAGTCTCTCGCGTGCATACGATCAAAGCGGGCGAATCCGTCGGTTATGGCAGAAGCTTCATGGCTGCACGCGATACGCAGGTGGCCACGGTTACGATCGGTTACGCGGACGGCATTCCGAGGGATTTGTCGGAACGGGGCGGCAGCGTCCTGATCCGCGGCCGGCGCGTCCCGATCGTAGGCAGAATCTGCATGGATCAGCTGACCGTTGACGTAAGCGGCATCGAAGACGTGCAGCAGGGAGACACGGTCACATTGATCGGGGAGGACGGCGGACTGCGCATAACAGCAGGCGAGATTGCCAAACGGACCGGAACGATTACAAATGAAATCGTGTGCGCACTCGGAACCCGTGCGGTCAAGCAGTACGAGGATGACAAAGGTACGCAGCCGCAAGAGCAGCTGCTGCCCCGCATTTCTATCATTCGATAA
- a CDS encoding D-alanyl-D-alanine carboxypeptidase family protein has product MNLLSRKALADAHGWTSRSAELQAVSYSSIYLGEEQQFSGPLILVNKAHPVRSSLPPRIRAVSGDILQAAGEMEPQIALEEECLSQLSGLLDACGGKSRISVVSGYRSKETQTALYLNSSRTNGAVFTESYVALPGASEHQTGLAVDVGLVNESLDYIRPSFPDDGVSGSFKQQAAAFGFIQRYQAGKTPITGIASEPWHFRYVGFPHSAVMVNEDLCLEEYMDFLKRHTFGETHFIFENDASWYEIYYVPAWNEKSAVPVPEASEVKWRISGNNMDGFIVTAAYPKDGASHV; this is encoded by the coding sequence ATGAACCTTTTATCGAGAAAAGCATTAGCAGATGCACACGGCTGGACATCAAGAAGCGCAGAGCTCCAAGCTGTTTCATATAGCTCCATATACCTCGGAGAGGAGCAGCAATTCAGCGGTCCGCTGATCCTCGTCAACAAGGCGCATCCGGTAAGAAGCAGCCTGCCGCCGCGAATTAGAGCTGTGTCCGGCGATATTTTGCAAGCAGCGGGCGAGATGGAGCCGCAGATTGCCCTAGAGGAGGAATGCCTGTCGCAGCTCAGCGGTCTGCTCGATGCCTGCGGCGGCAAGTCGCGCATTTCCGTCGTAAGCGGCTATCGCTCCAAGGAAACGCAGACGGCGTTATACTTGAATTCCTCACGAACGAACGGTGCGGTGTTTACGGAAAGCTATGTTGCGCTTCCGGGGGCAAGCGAGCATCAGACCGGACTTGCCGTGGATGTTGGACTTGTTAATGAAAGCTTGGATTATATCCGGCCTTCGTTTCCCGATGACGGCGTGAGTGGTTCATTCAAGCAGCAAGCCGCTGCTTTCGGGTTCATTCAGCGCTATCAGGCGGGGAAGACGCCGATTACCGGCATCGCCAGCGAGCCGTGGCACTTCCGCTATGTGGGATTCCCGCATTCAGCGGTTATGGTGAACGAAGATTTATGTTTGGAAGAATATATGGATTTCTTGAAACGCCATACATTCGGAGAAACGCATTTTATATTCGAGAACGATGCGAGTTGGTACGAGATTTATTACGTTCCAGCCTGGAACGAAAAGTCGGCAGTTCCGGTTCCGGAAGCAAGCGAGGTAAAGTGGCGAATATCCGGCAATAACATGGACGGCTTCATCGTGACGGCCGCGTATCCGAAGGACGGCGCCAGTCATGTCTAA
- the vanG gene encoding D-alanine--D-serine ligase VanG, translating into MAKLTLGVLFGGASTEYEVSLSSAAAVISQLDPMKYDIVLIGITQEGHWYRYGGGAAEIKDGRWSQHPSCVPAFLSSNRAMKGLFELAGTEYRFIPLDVVFPVLHGKNGEDGTLQGLLELAGFPFVGCDSLSSAICMDKVVAKTIIQAEGISVPPSITLRADVWEAERRIEPGKLSYPVYVKPARSGSSIGITKANNDFELTAGIEAALLHDDKIIIETHIEGVELGCAILGGAKPMTGELDEIELTGGFFDHAEKYSLLTSVIHLPARLSEAKATEARELALRIYRVLGCSGLARVDLFLQADGTLYFNEVNTIPGFTSTSRYPSMMREAGLDFPDLLDRLIADALRV; encoded by the coding sequence ATGGCAAAACTAACACTAGGCGTTCTATTCGGCGGAGCTTCGACGGAGTATGAGGTATCGCTGTCATCCGCTGCTGCCGTCATTTCACAATTAGATCCCATGAAATATGACATAGTCCTGATCGGTATCACGCAGGAAGGACATTGGTATCGTTATGGAGGCGGCGCAGCCGAAATCAAGGATGGTCGATGGAGCCAGCATCCCAGCTGTGTGCCGGCCTTCCTGTCATCGAACCGGGCGATGAAGGGATTGTTCGAACTGGCGGGAACGGAATACAGGTTCATTCCGCTGGATGTTGTGTTCCCTGTGCTTCACGGCAAGAACGGAGAGGACGGCACGCTGCAGGGACTCTTGGAGCTTGCGGGTTTCCCGTTCGTCGGCTGCGACAGCTTGTCGTCTGCCATCTGCATGGACAAGGTCGTCGCCAAGACGATAATCCAAGCAGAGGGGATATCCGTACCGCCCTCGATTACGCTCAGGGCAGACGTATGGGAGGCTGAGCGAAGAATCGAGCCCGGTAAGCTGTCTTACCCGGTGTATGTGAAGCCGGCAAGATCCGGCTCCTCCATCGGCATTACGAAGGCGAATAACGATTTTGAGCTTACAGCAGGCATCGAGGCTGCACTGCTGCATGACGACAAAATCATCATCGAGACGCATATCGAAGGCGTTGAGCTCGGCTGCGCCATACTGGGGGGAGCGAAGCCCATGACGGGAGAGCTGGATGAAATTGAGCTGACCGGAGGTTTCTTCGACCATGCCGAGAAATATTCGCTGCTTACGTCGGTCATTCATCTGCCTGCCCGTTTGAGCGAAGCGAAAGCGACGGAAGCACGTGAGCTGGCACTGCGTATTTATCGCGTTCTTGGCTGCAGCGGTTTAGCGCGGGTAGACCTGTTTCTCCAGGCGGACGGCACGCTGTACTTCAATGAGGTGAACACAATTCCCGGATTTACATCCACAAGCCGCTATCCAAGCATGATGCGCGAAGCGGGTCTTGATTTTCCTGATTTATTGGACAGATTGATTGCGGATGCGCTTCGTGTCTAG